A part of Saimiri boliviensis isolate mSaiBol1 chromosome 11, mSaiBol1.pri, whole genome shotgun sequence genomic DNA contains:
- the HCRTR1 gene encoding orexin/Hypocretin receptor type 1 isoform X2, with translation MTVRIKRKLTCKVPATLPNVSFLPSFPTPFFPSSLQEVWGLRPQNTRVQASRYSKGSSLRAGPGFPPLPPQSLGCPSAAAPPELMEPSATPGTQIGVPPGSREPSPVPPDYEDEFLRYLWHDYLYPKQYEWVLIAAYVAVFLVALVGNTLVCLAVWRNHQMRTVTNYFIVNLSLADVLVTAICLPASLLVDITESWLFGHALCKVIPYLQAVSVSVAVLTLSFIALDRWYAICHPLLFKSTARRARGSILGIWAVSLAVMVPQAAVMECSSVLPELANRTRLFSVCDEHWADDLYPKIYHSCFFIVTYLAPLGLMATAYFQIFRKLWGRQIPGTTSALVRNWKRPSDQLGDLGGEPQPRARAFLAEVKQMRARRKTAKMLMVVLLVFALCYLPISVLNVLKRVFGMFRQASNREAVYACFTFSHWLVYANSAANPIIYNFLSG, from the exons ATGACTGTGAGAATTAAGAGGAAACTTACATGCAAAGTACCTGCCACACTCCCTaatgtttccttccttccctctttccccactcctttctttccttcctcccttcaggAAGTTTGGGGGCTGAGACCCCAAAACACCCGGGTGCAAGCTTCCAGATACTCTAAGGGGAGCAGTCTGAGGGCTGGCCCAGggttccctcctctccctccacagAGCCTAGGATGCCCCTCTGCTGCGGCACCTCCTGAGCTCATGGAGCCCTCAGCCACCCCAGGGACCCAGATAGGGGTCCCCCCTGGCAGCAGGGAGCCATCCCCTGTGCCTCCAGACTATGAAGACGAGTTCCTCCGCTATCTGTGGCACGATTATCTGTACCCAAAGCAGTACGAGTGGGTCCTCATCGCAGCCTATGTAGCTGTGTTCCTCGTGGCTCTGGTGGGCAACACGCTGG TCTGCCTGGCCGTGTGGCGAAACCACCAGATGAGGACAGTCACCAACTACTTCATCGTGAACCTGTCTCTGGCTGATGTCCTGGTGACCGCCATCTGCCTGCCGGCCAGCCTGCTAGTAGACATCACTGAGTCCTGGCTCTTTGGCCATGCCCTCTGCAAGGTCATCCCCTATCTACAG GCTGTGTCTGTGTCAGTGGCAGTGCTGACTCTCAGCTTCATCGCCCTGGACCGCTGGTATGCCATCTGCCACCCACTATTGTTCAAGAGCACAGCCCGGCGGGCCCGCGGCTCCATCCTGGGCATCTGGGCTGTGTCACTGGCTGTCATGGTGCCCCAGGCTGCAGTCATGGAATGCAGCAGTGTGCTGCCTGAGCTAGCCAACCGAACACGGCTCTTCTCTGTCTGTGATGAACACTGGGCAG ATGACCTCTATCCCAAGATCTACCACAGCTGCTTCTTTATTGTCACCTACCTGGCCCCACTGGGCCTCATGGCCACAGCCTATTTCCAGATATTCCGCAAGCTCTGGGGCCGCCAG ATCCCTGGCACCACCTCAGCACTGGTGCGGAACTGGAAGCGGCCCTCAGACCAGCTGGGGGACCTGGGTGGAGAGCCCCAGCCCCGGGCCCGTGCCTTCCTGGCTGAAGTGAAGCAGATGCGTGCGCGGAGGAAGACAGCCAAGATGCTGATGGTGGTACTGCTGGTCTTCGCCCTCTGCTACCTGCCCATCAGTGTCCTCAATGTCCTTAAGAG